A region from the Cryptosporangium arvum DSM 44712 genome encodes:
- a CDS encoding HAD family hydrolase, producing MVRLRVEHDRIRVRTVTDTLREAIGSSGPILLDFDGPICGVFENYSAWRVAAQLRDMAEASGATIPEAIQSERDPLAVLSWSATVADPSIASVVESTLIIEETKAVRTAQATPGVVEILRKADRLARPLAVVSNNSSDAINVFLKQASLDGYVWAVIGRRKGHPELMKPHPYAVLDAADEFSANPADCVFVGDSLSDIEAGRAAGVRTVGFANRAGKFEALIESGADAVTWSMQEIADCL from the coding sequence GTGGTTCGACTCCGTGTGGAGCACGATCGCATACGAGTACGAACAGTGACTGACACCTTGCGAGAAGCGATCGGATCTAGCGGCCCGATACTGCTCGACTTTGACGGGCCGATCTGTGGGGTATTCGAGAATTACTCAGCTTGGCGGGTAGCGGCTCAACTGCGAGATATGGCTGAGGCATCCGGGGCCACAATTCCGGAGGCCATACAGTCCGAGAGAGATCCGCTGGCCGTGCTTTCGTGGTCCGCAACAGTTGCGGATCCTTCGATCGCATCAGTTGTCGAGTCGACACTGATAATTGAAGAGACTAAGGCCGTTAGAACGGCGCAAGCTACGCCAGGGGTTGTGGAAATCCTACGAAAAGCAGATCGTCTAGCGCGACCACTAGCAGTGGTAAGCAATAATTCCTCGGATGCGATTAACGTCTTCCTGAAACAAGCGTCGCTTGACGGATACGTCTGGGCAGTCATTGGACGCCGAAAAGGCCATCCAGAGCTGATGAAGCCACACCCTTACGCTGTCCTGGACGCCGCCGACGAATTTAGTGCGAACCCCGCAGACTGCGTATTTGTCGGAGACTCACTCAGCGACATCGAGGCCGGGCGAGCCGCCGGAGTTCGCACTGTAGGGTTCGCCAACCGTGCAGGAAAGTTCGAGGCTCTAATCGAATCCGGCGCAGACGCCGTCACATGGTCCATGCAGGAGATAGCCGATTGCTTGTGA
- a CDS encoding DUF6284 family protein, which yields MLGRSGPNGHRPTSQAVQRGQRTGTSETQLAAIEAEWPLIEAEMDVVDAMARHARADGEPTELDWQALRSAERRVLTEARKLANAARQPFTPEVA from the coding sequence CTGCTTGGAAGGAGCGGACCCAATGGGCATCGTCCCACTTCGCAAGCTGTCCAACGAGGGCAGCGAACAGGAACCAGCGAGACCCAACTCGCCGCGATCGAGGCCGAATGGCCGTTGATCGAGGCGGAGATGGATGTGGTCGACGCGATGGCGCGGCACGCTCGCGCCGACGGTGAGCCGACCGAGCTGGACTGGCAGGCGCTGCGCAGCGCTGAGCGTCGGGTACTGACCGAGGCTCGGAAGCTGGCCAACGCCGCCCGCCAGCCGTTCACGCCGGAGGTGGCGTGA
- a CDS encoding ImmA/IrrE family metallo-endopeptidase yields MRDYRDIAELARRAREALRIDPGVPAPYLTYELERAGIAVVVRGRRPSDDPDAWDTDAAFSEKHLGYSIWVGDHRDRPAIVARALDSWERTRWTLAHELGHLVLHTDASAEFVEDEASLFASEFLAPLDVIRFELPKVLTLSGLIPIKLKWGISLYALLRHLLRADLVSEDRYKSMTDQLHVRKNPDTGRTWRRDEPGWDARDPERPALIRTWLERCIGTSDPNALQLMSERWPADFFEEVLATQRATARRVSPVPLKQPAPTSAPVVNLMDRRRRASG; encoded by the coding sequence ATGAGAGATTATCGAGACATCGCTGAACTCGCCCGTAGGGCGCGAGAGGCATTGCGTATTGACCCTGGCGTGCCCGCTCCGTATCTGACATACGAACTTGAGCGCGCCGGGATAGCTGTCGTGGTGAGAGGGCGTCGTCCTTCCGACGACCCAGACGCTTGGGACACCGACGCCGCTTTCTCGGAGAAGCACCTCGGCTATTCGATCTGGGTCGGAGACCATCGGGATCGCCCCGCCATTGTTGCGAGGGCATTGGATTCGTGGGAGCGAACTCGATGGACGCTAGCCCATGAACTCGGCCACCTCGTTCTACACACAGATGCATCAGCGGAATTTGTAGAAGACGAGGCGTCGCTGTTCGCATCAGAGTTTCTCGCTCCTCTGGACGTTATTAGATTTGAGCTCCCGAAGGTTCTGACGCTGAGCGGACTCATCCCTATTAAACTCAAGTGGGGCATATCGCTGTACGCCCTACTCCGGCATTTGCTCCGTGCTGATCTTGTAAGCGAAGACCGATACAAGAGCATGACGGATCAACTGCACGTGCGAAAGAACCCTGACACGGGTCGGACCTGGAGACGGGATGAACCGGGTTGGGACGCTCGTGACCCGGAGAGGCCTGCACTCATCAGAACGTGGCTTGAGCGCTGCATAGGAACTTCCGATCCGAACGCCCTCCAACTGATGTCAGAGCGGTGGCCGGCTGACTTCTTTGAGGAGGTGCTCGCTACCCAGAGGGCGACTGCTCGGCGGGTGAGCCCGGTGCCGCTCAAGCAGCCAGCGCCTACTTCGGCTCCGGTGGTCAACCTAATGGACCGGCGTCGGCGTGCTTCGGGATAG
- a CDS encoding GntR family transcriptional regulator gives MPSDYDFLGHLDPDDPKQASQQIANKLRAAILTGKLQPGERLPSQPDLASRYEVARETVKRALDLLRADHLIVTRQGSGAFVRAQTQRAVELRPHIEAAFEQPHVSIDFAGFSGETLRDAMAEALDKVRAGRHAPESIAVRVLLSDMAAPGPLPASAEGADDPRVRERAARITRRAADGILDQVSELQELGLVKSASADVRLHRAAPLFKLYVLNQHEVFYGFYPVIRRAVSLKGESTEIFDLMGKDVPLFHYVITEDDTSDGAQFVAASRQWFDSVWSTIAYEYEQ, from the coding sequence GTGCCCAGCGACTATGACTTTCTCGGCCATCTGGACCCAGATGACCCCAAACAGGCATCGCAGCAGATCGCCAACAAGCTGCGGGCGGCCATCCTTACGGGCAAGCTCCAGCCCGGCGAGCGCCTGCCCTCGCAGCCAGACCTAGCCAGCCGCTACGAGGTAGCGCGGGAGACGGTCAAGCGCGCGCTTGACCTCCTGCGAGCGGATCATCTGATCGTCACCCGGCAAGGCAGCGGCGCGTTCGTGCGAGCCCAAACACAGCGCGCAGTCGAGCTGCGCCCCCACATCGAGGCAGCGTTCGAACAGCCGCACGTGTCGATCGACTTCGCGGGGTTCTCGGGCGAGACGCTGCGCGATGCGATGGCGGAAGCGCTCGACAAGGTCCGAGCCGGCCGACACGCCCCCGAGTCCATCGCAGTCCGTGTGTTGCTCTCGGACATGGCCGCACCGGGACCACTGCCAGCTAGCGCAGAGGGCGCCGACGACCCCCGGGTCCGTGAACGGGCGGCCCGCATCACTCGCCGCGCCGCCGACGGAATTCTCGATCAGGTCAGCGAGCTACAGGAATTGGGTTTGGTGAAATCGGCGAGCGCCGACGTTCGCCTGCACCGGGCAGCGCCGCTATTCAAGCTCTACGTACTTAACCAGCATGAAGTCTTCTACGGCTTCTACCCGGTTATTCGGCGGGCAGTTAGCCTAAAGGGCGAGTCGACAGAGATATTCGACCTCATGGGTAAAGATGTACCACTGTTTCACTATGTCATTACCGAAGATGATACTTCCGACGGTGCGCAATTCGTGGCGGCATCCCGGCAGTGGTTCGACTCCGTGTGGAGCACGATCGCATACGAGTACGAACAGTGA